Proteins from one Podarcis raffonei isolate rPodRaf1 chromosome 1, rPodRaf1.pri, whole genome shotgun sequence genomic window:
- the SMIM38 gene encoding small integral membrane protein 38 yields the protein MGSGPLMILVVVIILTRFILWSCFSAYLDYKLSRRFPEKRKDS from the coding sequence ATGGGATCAGGCCCTTTGATGATTTTAGTGGTTGTAATTATATTAACGCGATTCATTTTATGGTCCTGTTTCAGCGCTTATTTAGATTACAAACTGTCCCGTAGGTTTCCTGAAAAGAGGAAGGACTCTTGA